Within the Saccharomonospora amisosensis genome, the region CCCACCAGTTGGGCGTACTTGCGCAACACCCCGGAGCGGCTGGTGACGGGCGGCAGCTGCCACCCCTCGCGCCTGCGCTCCAGTTCGTCCTCGCTGATCCCGAGGTCGAGCGTGCGGCTCGTCATGTCCAGCACGATCGGGTCGCCGTCGCGGACGAACGCGATCGGCCCACCGTGCGCGGCTTCGGGCGCCACGTGGCCGACGCACAGGCCGGTGGTTCCGCCCGAGAACCGGCCGTCGGTGAGCAGCAGCACGTCCTTGCCAAGCCCGGCTCCCTTGATCGCGCCGGTCACCGCCAGCATCTCGCGCATCCCCGGCCCGCCTCGCGGTCCCTCGTAGCGGATCACCACCACGTCGCCCGCCTGCAGCTCGTCGAGAGCGTCCATAGCGGCCTGCTCACCGTCGAACACCCGCGCGGTGCCCTCGAACCTGGCGGTGTCGAAGCCCGCGCTCTTCACGACCGCGCCCTCCGGGGCGAGACTGCCGTGCAGGATCGTGATTCCACCGGTCGGGTGAATCGGGTCGGCGAGCGAACGGATCACCTCGCCGTCGAGTTCGGGCGGGCCCAACTCGGCGAGGTTTTCCGCCAGCGTCTTCCCCGTCACGGTCAGGCATTCGCCGTGCAGCAGTCCGGCGTCCAGCAGTGCCTTCATCACCACCGGCACGCCGCCGACCCGGTCGACGGCCGTCATGACGTGCCTGCCGAACGGTTTGACGTCGGCCAGGTGCGGCACCCGGTCGCCGACGCGGGAGAAGTCGTCCAGGCTGAGCGGCACACCCGCCTCGTTGGCGATCGCGAGCAGGTGCAGCACCGCGTTGGTGGACCCGCCGAGAGCCATCACCACCGCGATCGCGTTCTCGAACGCCTCCCTGGTGAGGATGTCGCGGGCGGTGATGCCGTGCCGCAGCAGTTCCACCACCGCCTCACCGCTGGCCCGCGCGAGCCGGTCGCGACGCCGGTCCACCGATGGCGGGCTCGCTGACCCTGGCAACGACATGCCCAGCGCCTCGGCGGCGCAGGCCATGGTGTTGGCCGTGTACATGCCGCCGCACGCGCCCTCGCCGGGGCAGATCGCCCGCTCGATACGGTCGACCTCCTCGCGGCTGATGAGACCCCGCACGCACGCACCCACCGCCTCGAACGCGTCGATGATCGTCACCTCGCGCCCGTCCACACGGCCGGGCAGGATCGAGCCCGCGTAGACGAACACAGCGGCGACGTCCAGCCGCGCGGCAGCCATCAACATGCCGGGCAGGCTCTTGTCGCACCCGGCGAGCAACACCGTGCCGTCGAGCCGCTCGGCCTCCATGACCGTCTCCACCGAATCGGCGATGATCTCGCGAGACACCAGCGAGAAGTGCATCCCTTCATGGCCCATGGAGATGCCGTCGCTGACCGAGATCGTGCCGAACTCCAGCGGGAATCCGCCTTCGGCGTGCACACCCTGCTTACTGGCGTCGGCCAGCCGCTTCAGTGACAGGTTGCAGGGGGTGATCTCGTTCCACGACGAGGCGATGCCGATCTGTGGCTTGGCGAAGTCATCGTCACCCATGCCGACGGCGCGCAGCATCCCCCGCGCGGCCGCCCGTTCGAGCCCATCGGTTACCTCGCGGCTGCGTGGCTTCAGGTCGTGTTCGGCCATGGGCAGATCATGCCTCATATCGAGCAGGGCACAATGCCCGTCGTGGCTGAGATGGTGTCCATTCATCGAAAGATCGCCGAAGAGCTCGGCGCCCGCCCCGCCCAGGTGCAGGCAGCGGTGGGCCTGCTCGACGAAGGGTCGACGGTGCCCTTCATCGCGCGCTACCGCAAGGAGGTGACCGGCGGGCTCGACGACGGCCAGCTTCGCACCTTGCAGGAACGGCTTCGTTACCTGCGCGAACTCGAGGAACGACGCACCGCGATCCTGGATTCGATCCAGGCACAGGGCAAGCTCGACGACGAGTTGCGGGCCAGGATCATGGCGGCGGACTCCAAGGCTCGGCTGGAGGACATCTACCTGCCCTACAAGCCCAAGCGCAGGACGAAGGCGCAGGTGGCTCGGGAGGCCGGGCTCGAACCGCTCGCCGACGGGCTGCTCGGCGACCCCACCAAGGACCCGAAGGCCGCGGCGGAGCTGTTCGTCGACACCGACAAGGGCGTCGCCGACGCTGCCGCGGCGCTGGAGGGTGCACGCGCGATCCTGGTCGAGCGCTTCGCCGAGGACGCCGACCTCATCGGCGAGCTCCGCGAGCGCATGTGGTCACGCGGTTGGGTGACATCGAAGGTTCGGGAAGGCAAGGAAACCGAGGGCGCGAAGTTCTCCGACTACTTCGACTTCGCCGAACCGTTCACCAAGCTGCCCTCACACCGCATCCTCGCGCTGTTTCGCGGCGAGAAGGAGGAAGTGCTCGACCTGACCACCGAACCCGACGAGCCGGGCACGGAGGCCGGTGACTACGAGACCCGCATCGCGCAGCGCTTCGGCATCAGCGACGAGGGCAGGCCCGCCGACCGGTGGTTGTGCGACACCGTCCGCTGGGCATGGCGCACCAAGATCCTGCTGCACCTGGGTATCGACCTGCGCATGCGGCTGCGGCAGGCGGCCGAGGACGAGGCCGTGCGGGTGTTCGCCGCGAACCTGCGTGATCTGTTGCTTGCCGCGCCCGCGGGCGGCAGGCCCACGATGGGACTCGACCCCGGCTACCGCACCGGGGTGAAGGTGGCCGTGGTTGACGGCACCGGCAAGGTCGTCGCCACCGACACCATCTACCCGCACAAGCCGCAGGCGCGCTGGAACGACGCACTGGTGACACTGGAGAAGCTCGCCCGCGAACACGGCGTACAACTCGTCGCCATCGGCAACGGCACTGCTTCCAGGGAGACCGACAAGCTCGCCGGTGAACTGGTGAAGCTGGCACCGGAGCTGAAGCTGACCAAGATCGTGGTGTCTGAGGCGGGGGCGTCGGTGTACTCGGCTTCGGCGTACGCGGCACAGGAACTGCCCGAACTCGACGTGTCGCTGCGCGGCGCGGTCTCCATCGCCAGGAGGTTGCAGGACCCGCTCGCCGAACTGGTGAAGATCGACCCCAAGTCGATCGGAGTCGGCCAGTACCAGCACGACCTGGCCGAGTCGAAGCTGTCGCGTTCACTGGACGCGGTGGTGGAGGACTGCGTGAACGCCGTGGGTGTCGACGTCAACACGGCGTCGGCGCCGTTGCTGAGCCGGGTGTCGGGCATCGGAACGGGGCTGGCGGAGAACATCGTCGAGCATCGCGACAGCAACGGCCCCTTCCGCACCAGGGACGCGCTCACGAGCGTTCCCCGGCTCGGGCCGAAGGCGTTCGAGCAGTGCGCGGGCTTCCTGCGCATCCCGGGCGGGGACGACCCGCTGGACTCCTCCAGCGTCCACCCGGAGGCATACCCGGTGGTCAGGCGGATCGTGGACCGGATGGGCATCGGTATCGCCGAACTCATCGGCGACTCGAGGACACTGCGCAAGCTGTCACCGCAGGAGTTCGTCGACGACACCTTCGGACTGCCCACGGTCACCGACATCCTCACCGAGTTGGAGAAACCCGGACGTGACCCGCGCCCGGAGTTCAAGACGGCCAGTTTCGCCGACGGCGTTGAGACCATGGCGGATTTGAAGCCTGGCATGACGCTGGAGGGCGTGGTCACCAACGTGGCGGCGTTCGGCGCCTTCGTGGACGTCGGCGTGCACCAGGACGGCCTCGTGCATGTCTCGGCGATGTCGCGTGATTTCGTGAAGGACCCTCGGGAGATCGTCAAGCCGGGTGATGTGGTGCGCGTGAAGGTCCTGGACGTGGACGTCGCGCGAAAGCGGATTTCGCTTACCCTGCGACTGGACGACGAGGCCACACCCGGCGAGCGCGGGCCGCAGGGCGGCAAGCGGGAACGCAGGCAGGGCAAGCCGGGCAACCACGGCGGTGGGGGCCAGCGAGCCCGCAAGGGAGCCGACCGGGGAGCGGCCTCGGGCGGTGCGATGGCGGACGCGTTACGCAAGGCGGGTTACGACCGCTGATCAATCACATGGCGAGCCGGGCGCTCAACCCTGACAATGGACGGATGACGTCGACCGGAGGCTTGAGCCCGGCCACCCGTGCCAGGCTGGAGCGGGAGCTCGAACAGCTACGTGAGCAGAGGGAGGCGCTGGCGCCGCGGCTCGGTGACGATCCGCTCGGCGACAGCGCCGACCAGGCCGACTTGCTCGAACGCGCCGAGGTGGTATCAAGGCTCGACCAGCGGATCAGCCAGATCAGCGACCTGCTGCACGGCGGACCGGTTGGTGAGCAGGATTCGGGACTGCCTTCCGGGACCAAGGTAACGCTGAAATTCGGCGACGGAAGTGTCGAGGACATGGTCGTCGTCGGGATCGCCGACGAGGCGGAGGAGGACGACGTGTCCTCGCTGACCGCCGACAGCCCACTGGGTCGCGCCATCGAGGGACACAAGAAGGGTGACAAGATCACCTACCGCACCCCGCAGGGTGAGGCTTCGGCGGAGATCCTGAAACTAGAACTGCCGAGCTGACCCGCTCTCGCCCGCGAGTCCCCCGCTCTCGCCCGCGAGTCCCCCGCTCTCGCCCGCGAGTTCCCCGCTCCGGTGCTCGTTGGGGGTCCTGCGGGCACGCCACCCGAACGCAGAACTCGCGGGCATGAACGCAGAACTCGCGGGCATGGACGCAGGACTCGCGGGCATGGACGGGGGACTCGCGGGTGTTCAGGTCAGCGGTTGCCGAAGCCCTGCGCCAGTGCGGCCATGGCGGTGTCGAGCAGCTCGCACAGCTCCACGTCCGTTCGGGCCAGCCAGTGCTCGTAGGCGGCGAGCGCTACGCCCAGTGCCGCGTAGGCGATGGCCTGTGGAAGCAGTTCCGTCTGCGACACCCCGAGGCGCCGCGCCGCGAACTCAGCCACCACCGCCCGCCACTCGGCGTAGCGCAGCGTCGAGTGCGCCTGCAACGCCGGTACCCGCAGGATCAGCTCCATCCGCCTGCGGTGCCGGGGCACCTCGGCGGCATCGACGCGGTTGAAGTCCACGACGACGGTGCGCACGGCGTCCATGAGCGGTTGGTCGTCGGGCCGGTCGCGGAACCGGTCACGCATCCGTTGCAGCTGGTCGCTGAACGCGCCCCAGACCACGTCGTTCTTGGACTCGAAGTACCGGAAGAAGGTCCGTCTTCCGATGCCCGCGCCCTTGGCGATGTCGTCGACCGTGGTCGCCTCGAAGCCGTCGCGCTCGAAGAGTTCGAACGCCACGCGTTCCAGCTCGTACTGGCTGGTCGAACGGCGCCTACCTGGCCGGACGGGTGGATCTGACGGCTCCTTCGCCATGACCCCTTCCATTTGACACCGAGTGCCATTACTCTCGTTTTCGCTCTTACCACTGCTCAGCGAGGAGTAGCTTGCCATGAACGAGTCGCAGACCCACGAGGACGCCGTCGTCGAGGACGACATGCTCGTCGAAGAAGTCTCGATCGACGGCATGTGCGGTGTCTACTGACACCCCTGCTACCCACCGAACAGCCGTGAGCGCCGGTTCGTTCGAACCGGACCGGCCTTACCGGCTCAGTTCCAGTGTCGCGCTGCGACCGGAACCGTTCGGTGCGCTCGTATACGACTTCACCACCAGGAAACTGTCCTTCCTCAAGACCCGCCTGCTCGTCGATGTCGTCCGCGAGCTGGAAAACCAGCCGGACGCGCGGTCGGCGCTGGAATCGGCGGGCGTCCCGCGTGCCGAGCACCCGCGCTATCTCGAAGCGCTCGCCGGACTGGCCTCGGCCGGAACCATCGTGAGTGCCCAGCGGCACTAGCGGCACCGCCACCGGCACCGGCCACGCGGCCTTCGAAGGGAGACCCATGAAGCTTGTCGAGCACTTCCAGCACGGGCTCGACGCTCCCATCTGCCTGACCTGGGAGCTGACCTACGCCTGCAACCTCTCGTGTGTGCACTGCCTTTCGTCGTCGGGACGGCGGGACCCACGCGAACTGTCCACAGCGGAATGCAAAGCAGTCATCGACGAGCTACAGCGACTGCAGGTGTTCTACGTCAACATCGGTGGCGGCGAGCCCACCGTGCGCGGCGACTTCTGGGAGATCGTGGAGTATGCCGTCGACCACCAGGTCGGCGTGAAGTTCTCCACCAACGGCGTTCGCATCACGCCCGAGCGCGCCCGGTGGTTGGCGAGCACCGATTACGTGGACGTGCAACTGTCGCTCGACGGCGCGACCGCCGAGGTCAACGATCACGTGCGGGGGCCAGGGTCCTACGACACCGCGCTGCGCGCCATGGAGAACCTGCGGGACGCGGGCTTCGCGAACTTCAAGATCAGCGTCGTGATGACCCGGCACAACGTTGACCAGCTCGACGAGTTCAAGCAGCTCGCCGACGAATACGGCGCCCAGCTACGCATCACGCGGCTGCGACCGTCCGGGCGAGGGGCCGACACGTGGGACGAGCTGCATCCCACCGCCGAGCAACAGTTGCGGCTGTACGAGTGGCTGGTGGCCAGCGGCGAGAACGTACTGACCGGCGACTCGTTCTTCCACCTCAACGCGCTCGGCTCGACCCCGCTGCCGGGACTGAACCTGTGTGGCGCGGGCCGCGTGGTCTGCCTGATCGACCCGGTGGGTGACGTCTACGCGTGCCCGTTCGCGATCCACGACGAGTTCCTTGCGGGCAACGTGCGGGACAAGGGCGGGTTCACAGCGGTGTGGCGCGAGTCCGACCTGTTCGCGCGGTTGCGGGCGCCGCAGACCGGTGGCGCCTGCACCTCCTGCTCGGCATACGACTCCTGCCAGGGCGGCTGCATGGCGGCGAAGTTCTTCACCGGGCTGCCGCTGGACGGGCCTGACCCCGAGTGCGTCAAGGGAAACGGTCAGCGCGCGCTCGCGACGGTCGGCGGCGGCGACAAACCGAGGCCGGACAAGGACCACTCGCATCGGGGCCGCAAGCGCGTCGCCGTTCCGATCGGCTGGGGTCCACCCGAGCAGGAACGGTTGCCGGACCGGGCCTGTGACACCAGCCCGCTCGCCGGCTTCCGCCCGTGAGCGAGCCGCTCACCGAACCGATCACCCTCTCCGGCAAGACCGCCCCTTCCAGGGTGATGTTCGGCCCACACGAGACAAACCTGGCACGCGGCAGGGCGCTCTCGAAGGCGCACGCCGCCTACTACGAGCGACGAGCTGCCGGTGGCGCCGGGCTGGTCGTCACCGAGACGGCGAGCGTGCACGACTCCGACTGGCCATACGAACGCGCGCCGCTGGCGCAGGAGTGCGGCACCGGGTGGTCCTTGATCGCCGACGCCTGCCGTCCACACGGGACACTTGTGCTCGCCGGACTCGGCCACGCCGGATCACAGGGCTCTTCCGCGTACTCGCAGCGTCCGCTGTGGGCACCTTCGCGGGTTCCCGACGTGGCCAGCCGCGAGATGCCGATGGAGATGGAGGCCGCCGAGATCAGGGCGGTCGTCGCGGGCTTCACGGTCGCCGCCGAACTCGTCGCCGAGTCCGGCCTCGACGGTGTCGAGGTGGACGCGGGGCAGTTCTCGCTGCTGCGGCAGTTCCTTTCCGGGCTCACCAACCAGCGCGGCGACGCCTACGGCGAGGACCGGCTGTTGCTGCTGCGAGAGGTACTGGCCGCGGTGCGTGCCCGAATCGGCGCCGACCGCGTGCTCGGCCTGCGGCTTTCCTGCGACGAGCTGGCCCCGTGGGCCGGGATCACGCCGGAGCAGGCCGAGGACATCGCCCGTGAGGTGGCGGCCAAGGTGGACTATCTCGTGGTCGTGCGAGGGTCGGCGATGGGTTCGTCGGCGACCCGGCCCGACTCACACACCGAGCCCGGCTTCAACGCCGAGCTGAGCCGCCGCGTCCGGCGCGCGGTGTCCGGTGCTACGCGGGTGGTGCTGCAGGGTTCGGTCGTCGACCCGGAACAGGCGAGGTGGGCACTCACCGACGCAGTCGCCGACCTGGTGGAGCTGACCCGCGCCCAGATAGCCGACGCCGAGTTCGTGGCCAAGCTGTCCGAGCCCGAACGCATCCGGCCGTGCACGCTAACCAACCAGAAGTGCCGCGTGCGGGACAACCGGAACCCGGTGATCAGCTGCATCGGCGACCCGCGCAGCGGGCACGAGACCACCGACCCGGCCGAAACCGCGGCGGCGCAGGACTTGGCAACCCCCGTGCTCGTGGTCGGCGGCGGGCCCGCCGGGATGGAGGCCGCGAGAGTACTGGCGCTGCGCGGGCACCAGGTGCGGCTGGTGGAACGCGAGCGTCGACTCGGCGGGCTGCTGAGCCTGGCGGCGACGCTGCCGGGGCGTGAACGTCTGGGCAAACTCGCCGAATGGCTGGAAACCGAGGTGCGCCGACTCGGCGTCGAGGTCGTAACCGGCAGCGAGGACACCGTAGCCAGGCCGGGCGAAAGCGTCATCGCGGCCACCGGTTCCCGACCGGGCCCCCGGCCCTACAACGCGCACGAAGGGGCGCGCGTGGTGGATGTCGTTGACCTGCTCCGCGAACCGGACACACTGCCCAAGGGCGCGGTCACGGTGTTCGACCCCGTCGGCGATGCCGTCGGGGTGGCTGTGGCGGAACTGCTCGCCGCGCAGCAGCGCGCCGTCACCGTCGTCACCCACGACCAGGTGGTTGGCACCCAACTGGCTATCACCGGCGACCTCGCCGACGCCAACGCACGACTGCAACGCGCGGGCGTGCGGCTGGCCAAACGTAGCGTACTGCGCGAGGTGCATCCCGACCACGTCGTGGTCGAAGACGTCTTCACCGGCGCGGCGACCGAGGTGGATTCGGCGGTGCTGGTGCACTGTGGACACCGGCTGCCCGGCACACCACCGCTCATCGACGGTGCCGTCCCGGCAGGCGATCTGGTCGCTCCCAGAACGGTCCACGAGGCCGTGCTGGAGGGAAGAAGGGCCGCACTGGCCGTCTCCACCGCGCGACAGGTGGTGCCCGCATGAACGGCCGCTACCGCTACCTGTTCTCACCACTTCGGATCGGCCCGGTGACACTCGCCAACA harbors:
- the ilvD gene encoding dihydroxy-acid dehydratase, producing MAEHDLKPRSREVTDGLERAAARGMLRAVGMGDDDFAKPQIGIASSWNEITPCNLSLKRLADASKQGVHAEGGFPLEFGTISVSDGISMGHEGMHFSLVSREIIADSVETVMEAERLDGTVLLAGCDKSLPGMLMAAARLDVAAVFVYAGSILPGRVDGREVTIIDAFEAVGACVRGLISREEVDRIERAICPGEGACGGMYTANTMACAAEALGMSLPGSASPPSVDRRRDRLARASGEAVVELLRHGITARDILTREAFENAIAVVMALGGSTNAVLHLLAIANEAGVPLSLDDFSRVGDRVPHLADVKPFGRHVMTAVDRVGGVPVVMKALLDAGLLHGECLTVTGKTLAENLAELGPPELDGEVIRSLADPIHPTGGITILHGSLAPEGAVVKSAGFDTARFEGTARVFDGEQAAMDALDELQAGDVVVIRYEGPRGGPGMREMLAVTGAIKGAGLGKDVLLLTDGRFSGGTTGLCVGHVAPEAAHGGPIAFVRDGDPIVLDMTSRTLDLGISEDELERRREGWQLPPVTSRSGVLRKYAQLVGTAARGAVCS
- a CDS encoding Tex family protein — translated: MPVVAEMVSIHRKIAEELGARPAQVQAAVGLLDEGSTVPFIARYRKEVTGGLDDGQLRTLQERLRYLRELEERRTAILDSIQAQGKLDDELRARIMAADSKARLEDIYLPYKPKRRTKAQVAREAGLEPLADGLLGDPTKDPKAAAELFVDTDKGVADAAAALEGARAILVERFAEDADLIGELRERMWSRGWVTSKVREGKETEGAKFSDYFDFAEPFTKLPSHRILALFRGEKEEVLDLTTEPDEPGTEAGDYETRIAQRFGISDEGRPADRWLCDTVRWAWRTKILLHLGIDLRMRLRQAAEDEAVRVFAANLRDLLLAAPAGGRPTMGLDPGYRTGVKVAVVDGTGKVVATDTIYPHKPQARWNDALVTLEKLAREHGVQLVAIGNGTASRETDKLAGELVKLAPELKLTKIVVSEAGASVYSASAYAAQELPELDVSLRGAVSIARRLQDPLAELVKIDPKSIGVGQYQHDLAESKLSRSLDAVVEDCVNAVGVDVNTASAPLLSRVSGIGTGLAENIVEHRDSNGPFRTRDALTSVPRLGPKAFEQCAGFLRIPGGDDPLDSSSVHPEAYPVVRRIVDRMGIGIAELIGDSRTLRKLSPQEFVDDTFGLPTVTDILTELEKPGRDPRPEFKTASFADGVETMADLKPGMTLEGVVTNVAAFGAFVDVGVHQDGLVHVSAMSRDFVKDPREIVKPGDVVRVKVLDVDVARKRISLTLRLDDEATPGERGPQGGKRERRQGKPGNHGGGGQRARKGADRGAASGGAMADALRKAGYDR
- a CDS encoding GreA/GreB family elongation factor; amino-acid sequence: MTSTGGLSPATRARLERELEQLREQREALAPRLGDDPLGDSADQADLLERAEVVSRLDQRISQISDLLHGGPVGEQDSGLPSGTKVTLKFGDGSVEDMVVVGIADEAEEDDVSSLTADSPLGRAIEGHKKGDKITYRTPQGEASAEILKLELPS
- the mftR gene encoding mycofactocin system transcriptional regulator (MftR, the mycofactocin system transcriptional regulator, is an uncharacterized TetR family DNA-binding transcription factor. Its role is inferred by context. It occurs as part of the biosynthesis locus for mycofactocin, a partially characterized electron carrier derived from the terminal Val-Tyr dipeptide of the precursor peptide MftA, through a radical SAM enzyme-mediated process.) is translated as MAKEPSDPPVRPGRRRSTSQYELERVAFELFERDGFEATTVDDIAKGAGIGRRTFFRYFESKNDVVWGAFSDQLQRMRDRFRDRPDDQPLMDAVRTVVVDFNRVDAAEVPRHRRRMELILRVPALQAHSTLRYAEWRAVVAEFAARRLGVSQTELLPQAIAYAALGVALAAYEHWLARTDVELCELLDTAMAALAQGFGNR
- the mftA gene encoding mycofactocin precursor MftA (Mycofactocin is a small molecule electron carrier derived from the final two amino acids, Val-Tyr, of MftA, the mycofactocin precursor. It plays a role in redox homeostasis and the metabolism of alcohols and aldehydes in Actinobacteria, including Mycobacterium tuberculosis.); translated protein: MNESQTHEDAVVEDDMLVEEVSIDGMCGVY
- the mftB gene encoding mycofactocin biosynthesis chaperone MftB (MftB, a small protein, is a peptide chaperone that assists the radical SAM enzyme MftC in performing two modifications to the C-terminal Val-Tyr dipeptide of the mycofactocin precursor peptide, MftA. MftB's role is analogous to the role of PqqD in the biosynthesis of PQQ, a cofactor that derives entirely from a Tyr and a Glu in the precursor PqqA.), which translates into the protein MSAGSFEPDRPYRLSSSVALRPEPFGALVYDFTTRKLSFLKTRLLVDVVRELENQPDARSALESAGVPRAEHPRYLEALAGLASAGTIVSAQRH
- the mftC gene encoding mycofactocin radical SAM maturase (MftC is a radical SAM/SPASM enzyme that catalyzes the first two steps in biosynthesis of the electron carrier mycofactocin from the terminal Val-Tyr dipeptide of the precursor peptide MftA.), with amino-acid sequence MKLVEHFQHGLDAPICLTWELTYACNLSCVHCLSSSGRRDPRELSTAECKAVIDELQRLQVFYVNIGGGEPTVRGDFWEIVEYAVDHQVGVKFSTNGVRITPERARWLASTDYVDVQLSLDGATAEVNDHVRGPGSYDTALRAMENLRDAGFANFKISVVMTRHNVDQLDEFKQLADEYGAQLRITRLRPSGRGADTWDELHPTAEQQLRLYEWLVASGENVLTGDSFFHLNALGSTPLPGLNLCGAGRVVCLIDPVGDVYACPFAIHDEFLAGNVRDKGGFTAVWRESDLFARLRAPQTGGACTSCSAYDSCQGGCMAAKFFTGLPLDGPDPECVKGNGQRALATVGGGDKPRPDKDHSHRGRKRVAVPIGWGPPEQERLPDRACDTSPLAGFRP
- a CDS encoding mycofactocin system FadH/OYE family oxidoreductase 1; the encoded protein is MSEPLTEPITLSGKTAPSRVMFGPHETNLARGRALSKAHAAYYERRAAGGAGLVVTETASVHDSDWPYERAPLAQECGTGWSLIADACRPHGTLVLAGLGHAGSQGSSAYSQRPLWAPSRVPDVASREMPMEMEAAEIRAVVAGFTVAAELVAESGLDGVEVDAGQFSLLRQFLSGLTNQRGDAYGEDRLLLLREVLAAVRARIGADRVLGLRLSCDELAPWAGITPEQAEDIAREVAAKVDYLVVVRGSAMGSSATRPDSHTEPGFNAELSRRVRRAVSGATRVVLQGSVVDPEQARWALTDAVADLVELTRAQIADAEFVAKLSEPERIRPCTLTNQKCRVRDNRNPVISCIGDPRSGHETTDPAETAAAQDLATPVLVVGGGPAGMEAARVLALRGHQVRLVERERRLGGLLSLAATLPGRERLGKLAEWLETEVRRLGVEVVTGSEDTVARPGESVIAATGSRPGPRPYNAHEGARVVDVVDLLREPDTLPKGAVTVFDPVGDAVGVAVAELLAAQQRAVTVVTHDQVVGTQLAITGDLADANARLQRAGVRLAKRSVLREVHPDHVVVEDVFTGAATEVDSAVLVHCGHRLPGTPPLIDGAVPAGDLVAPRTVHEAVLEGRRAALAVSTARQVVPA